From the Selenomonas sp. oral taxon 920 genome, the window AATCAGATCGGCCTCAGCATCGGTGCACGCACCCGTATCCTCCGCGATGCGGATGGGAATGAGACGCGCGAGGAGATCGAGGTGACACAGGCAAATACACTGTCGATGCGGAATTCACTTGTCGGAGCGAAGACGATTTCCTTCCGCGCGGGCGGTGTCGGCATCTGGGGAAGGAGTCTCCTTACGGCGGAGGACAGCATCACACCTCTTGTGTCGGACACCGATGACGCGCATGCCGCATACAGCCTCCGGCGGACGGATTCCTCTGCGCCGCGCCTCCTCTGCGGCAGCGAGGCAATGATCGGGCATCACGACGAGGCCGTGCCTGGATTTGAGATCGTTGCCGATGAGCCGGAATCGTACATGCCGGCCTCACCGCACTGATGATAAAAAGACCTTGGAGGCAGCCCCCCAAGGTCATATGTTTGTGTTTTATATCTGAGTGCGCTGTTCTTCACAGCACCGCGATCAGCCGCTCCACGTCCTCCTCGCGCGTTGCCCAGCTCGTCGCGATGCGCATGATGGTCACGTCGTCCTGCTTCTCCCAGAAGCCCATGACGATGTGCTCTGATAGGTGCGCAAGCTGTGCCTCATTGAGTACGAGGAAGATCTGATTCGTCGGGCTGTCTGCGGCGAGGCGGTAGCCCTTCTCCGTGAGTGTCGCGCGAATGCGGTCTGCCATGGCGACCGCGTGCGCACCGCCGCGCTCGTAGAGTTTGTCCGTGAAGAGCGTGTCGAACTGGATGCCGAGCACGCGCCCCTTCGCGAGCAGCGCGCCGCTTTGCTTGACGATGGTGAAGAAATGCGGCACGGTATTTGGCTTCGGGAACACGACTGCCTCACCGAGGAGCGCTCCGCACTTCGTGCCGCCGATGTAGAATACGTCCGTCAGGCGTGCAGCGGCGGCGAGCGTCAGCTCGTTTGCGGGGCAGCCGAGCGCGTAGGCGAGCCGCGCCCCGTCAAGGAAGAGCGGAATCTTGTTCGTGCGGCAGATCGCGCTGATCGCCTCGAGTTCATTCATCGTATAGAGTGTGCCGTACTCCGTCGGATGCGAGAGGTAGACCATGCCGGGACATACCATGTGGTCGCGGTTCGTGTCCGCGCGGTAGGAACGCAGACAGCCCTCAATGGCGTGTGCCGTGAGCTTGCCGTCCGTATGCGGGAGCGCGAGTACCTTGTGGCCGCCGGCTTCGATTGCGCCCGCCTCATGCACCGTGATATGCCCTGTATCGGCGGCAATCACCCCCTCGTAGGGGCGCAGGAGTGCCGAGATCACAATGCGGTTCGCCTGTGTCCCGCCCGCGAGAAAATGAACCTCTGCACGCGGTGCGCGGCACGCGGCTCGTATCTTCTCCCGCGCCGCTTCCGTGTAAGGATCGCATCCGTAGCCTGCCGCCTGCTCCAGATTCGTCTCTGCGAGCCGCCGCAGAATCTCCGCGTGCGCTCCCTCCATATAGTCCGAGGCAAAGGAAAGCCGTTCGCCCATGTCATCATCTCCTTTTTCGCACGATTCTATACTATCGGAAAATATACGGGAATTCAAGGAGATTTGTTAAGGAAGTGTATTTTTTTTCGATAGAAATGGTAAGGACAACGATATCATGCAGGAAGCGCGAAGGGAGGGAATACTATGGAACTCGAGAAAATCTATGGCAGCGGTGGAGTAGTGCCGGCATCTGCTGAACGGCGCACAAATCCCGTGAAGGAGGACACCTCCGATACATTTGCGCGCATGCTGCAGAATCTGAAGGAGTCCAAGGCGGCGGAGGCACGCGACTGGGCGGAGAAGGTCGGCGATACCGTCATCACGCGCGTGCTCGCGGACGGCTCGGTCATCACGCAGATCTATCAGGGGACGAAGCTCGTCTCCCAGATCGTGACGCGCGGCTCGCATCCTGAGGCGGGCAAGGATCTCGTCTCCGAAACGATCGAGAAGATGCGGCATCAGGCACTCGAGCAGAGCACGGATCCGCTGCTCATGTCGAAGGCGGCGCAAAGCTCCATCGCCACAGCGGCGGCTGTCTCCGCGATGCTGTGACGGATGCAATCCGTACAAAGAAAATACCTCTCGCACCGAGGATGGTGTGAGAGGTATTTTTGTATGGCGGAAATTATCCCTTGATTTGCGTTAGGATGCGCGCATCTGCATCGGCATCGGGCAGCATCCGATAGATGACGATATAGACGACGAAGGAGATAATCATCGCAAAGACACCGGATGGGAACTCGCCGGGCAGCGTTACGCCGTACGAGCAGTAGAGGGCGATTGCCGCACCGATGGCAAAGGACAGGAGGCCTGCCCAGCGGATGGCGGGCTGATATGCCAGTGCTGCGGCATTGTATTTCCGATGGCGTCCGGATACGAAGTAATCCGCCAGAATCGGAGATGCAATGGGCGGTCCCATAATGCCGAGCACATTGATGAAGTCTGCGAAGAAGAGCTGATAGAATGCAAGACTGCCGAGAATCGACCCGAGGACACCGATGACAATAACGACCTGCTTGCGCTCCACGTTGAACCCATATGAGCGGAGCACCGGCCCCGTATAGAGTGCATTGCAGTAGAGCTCGCCATTGTCTGTTGTCCAGAGTGCGGATGTCCATACAATGACGCCAAGAATTGCTACCGGAATGCTGACCTGCAGCATATACATCACATAGTTAAAGTCGCCCGTCTGAACGGCGCCAATATAGCCGACGACGTTCAGAATCGGATTGGTGAAGATAAAGCATGCTGCTGCGCACCACCAAACGGCGCGGATGTTCTTATTGAAGCGGAAGAGCTCGGTCCCCATG encodes:
- a CDS encoding threonine aldolase family protein, with protein sequence MGERLSFASDYMEGAHAEILRRLAETNLEQAAGYGCDPYTEAAREKIRAACRAPRAEVHFLAGGTQANRIVISALLRPYEGVIAADTGHITVHEAGAIEAGGHKVLALPHTDGKLTAHAIEGCLRSYRADTNRDHMVCPGMVYLSHPTEYGTLYTMNELEAISAICRTNKIPLFLDGARLAYALGCPANELTLAAAARLTDVFYIGGTKCGALLGEAVVFPKPNTVPHFFTIVKQSGALLAKGRVLGIQFDTLFTDKLYERGGAHAVAMADRIRATLTEKGYRLAADSPTNQIFLVLNEAQLAHLSEHIVMGFWEKQDDVTIMRIATSWATREEDVERLIAVL